The Rana temporaria chromosome 4, aRanTem1.1, whole genome shotgun sequence genome contains a region encoding:
- the LOC120935541 gene encoding gastrula zinc finger protein XlCGF17.1-like, producing EPQTVWDGAVLPTDKRFSCTECGKGFHSKFHLNVHKRSHTGEKPYSCNECRKCFSQKSNLQIHQRLHTGEKPYSCFECGKCFSVKSHLFMHKRSHTGEKPYSCLECGKCFVLKSHLVTHERLHTGEKPYSCSECGKCFSDKSFYYRHQRLHTGEKPYSCPECGKCFSDKSSLYIHQRSHTGEKMHSCPECGKCFLNKSHLYTHQRSHTGEKPYSCPDCGKCFSEKSSLDRHQRSHTGEKPYSCSECGKCFSQNSSLRRHQRSHTGEKPFSCPECGKCFAVKSNLYRHQKSHTGEKP from the coding sequence gaacctcagactgtgtgggacggGGCCGTacttccaacagataagaggttttcctgtactgagtgcgggaagggaTTCCATTCTAAATTCcatcttaatgtgcataaaagatctcacacaggggaaaaacCGTATTCCTGTAATGAGtgcagaaaatgtttttcacaaaagtcAAATCTTCAAATACATCAGAGgcttcacacaggtgagaagccatattcctgttttgagtgcgggaaatgtttttcagtgaagtcccatcttttCATGCATAAgaggtctcacacaggggagaaaccgtattcctgtcttgagtgtgggaaatgttttgtctTAAAATCACATCTTGTCACACATGAAAGGCTTCACACGGGGGAAAAACCGtactcctgttctgagtgcgggaaatgtttttcagacaagtctTTttattacagacatcagagattgcacacaggtgagaagccgtattcctgtcctgagtgtgggaaatgtttttcagacaagtccagtctttacatacatcagagatctcacacgggggagaagatgcactcctgtcctgagtgcgggaaatgttttttaaataagtCACATCTTTatacacatcagagatcccacacgggggagaagccgtattcctgccctgattgtggaaaatgtttttcagagaagtcaagTCTTGAcagacatcaaagatctcacacaggggaaaagccgtattcatgttctgagtgcgggaaatgtttttcacaaaacTCCAGTCTTCgcagacatcagaggtctcacacgggagagaagccgttttcctgtcctgagtgcgggaaatgttttgcagtgaaatccaatctttacagacatcagaaatcacacacgggggagaaacca